In Candidatus Fusobacterium pullicola, the genomic stretch TGACAACTAATGTTAAAAATGCTATTTCACTATATTTAGATGAAGAGGTAGAGAAAAAGATAGATTTAGATTCATTAACTCAAGAGGTTATTGATAATGTAGAGAATAACGGAATAGTCTTTATAGATGAAATAGATAAAATAACAGAAAGAGAAGGTGGAGGTAAAGGTGACGTCTCAAGACAGGGGGTTCAAAGAGATATTTTACCTATAGTAGAGGGAAGTACAGTAATGACTAAATATGGACCTGTTAAAACAGACCATATTTTATTCATAGCAGCTGGAGCTTTTTCAATGAGTTCACCATCTGATTTAATGCCAGAACTACAGGGAAGATTTCCTATTAGAGTTAAACTACAAAATTTAGAGAAAGAGGATTTTGTAAAAATATTGACTGAAGTTGAGTATAATCTATTAGAACAATATAAGGCAATGTTGGCGGTAGATAATGTAGAGTTAAGTTTTACAAAGGGAGCTATAGAAAAAATAGCAGAGATAGCAGCTGTTCAAAATGAAAAGATAGAAAATATTGGGGCTAGAAGATTGGCAGCTGTAGTTGAAGAGCTATTGAGAGAGATTATGTTTGAAGCTCCATATGAAGAGAAAAAGAAGATAAGCGTTGATGTTAATTTTATTAAAAAAGTATTTAAAAAAGAAAAAGAAGATGAAAATTTAGATAAATTTATATTGTAATAAAAAAGTTATATATGTAATATAAATGACACCTGTTTTTTATAAAATTTCAGAATTTCAAAATTTAAAAATAAAAATTATATTTTTATGAAAAAGACATGAAATTGACACAATTTTATGATATCATTATATCATAAAATCTTTCCCCAAGATGTTTTATATAGTGAGAAAAGGGCTTGGAATTCCAAGCCCTTTTCTTATTATACAGAAATTTAGAGTTA encodes the following:
- the hslU gene encoding ATP-dependent protease ATPase subunit HslU; protein product: MNKELTPKKILDELNKYIISQDEAKKNVAISLRNRDRRKMIKDENLRKEITPKNIILIGSTGVGKTEIARRIAKIANAPFLKVEATKYTEVGYVGKDVESIIKDLVALTYRKMKEDKYNMLRDSSFDIAVERVAKILKPYDTLNDEDKENIKKDILDGKYDETEIEIDRPKKDNDLPIIEVVSGSEDIGGFIDQMMSTLPGKLKKMTTNVKNAISLYLDEEVEKKIDLDSLTQEVIDNVENNGIVFIDEIDKITEREGGGKGDVSRQGVQRDILPIVEGSTVMTKYGPVKTDHILFIAAGAFSMSSPSDLMPELQGRFPIRVKLQNLEKEDFVKILTEVEYNLLEQYKAMLAVDNVELSFTKGAIEKIAEIAAVQNEKIENIGARRLAAVVEELLREIMFEAPYEEKKKISVDVNFIKKVFKKEKEDENLDKFIL